One Chanodichthys erythropterus isolate Z2021 chromosome 10, ASM2448905v1, whole genome shotgun sequence DNA segment encodes these proteins:
- the LOC137028120 gene encoding zinc finger protein 501-like has protein sequence MRDPEHCRMKHTEEQRDMVLNYENSEEKKHIKPEEKTCSQTESISLLKRRENKCFTCCQCGKSFTCKKSLKIHMRIHTGEKPFTCDQCGKSFRQQWHLKEHMNVHTGAKPFTCDQCGKSFTQKKSSKEHMKIHTGERLFTCDHCGKTFLRASALKIHLIVHSKEKPYSCFLCGKSFSQVKNLKLHQKTHTGEKAYVCFECGKSFKTTVEFKVHQRIHTGEKPYKCSQCDKRFSRSAYLKTHEMIHTGEKPYHCTACGKRFIHSSSLCRHTKNNHNLLLLLQ, from the exons ATGAGAGATCCAGAAcactgcagaatgaaacacactgaggaacaaagag ACATGGTGCTGAATTATGAGAACAGTGAAGAGAAGAAACATATCAAACCTGAAGAAAAAACTTGCTCACAGACTGAAAGTATTTCTTTACTGAAAAGAAGAGAGAATAAATGTTTCACTTGCtgtcagtgtggaaagagtttcacatgCAAAAAGAGTCTAAAGattcacatgaggatccacactggagagaaaccatttacatgtgatcagtgtgggaagagctttaGACAACAATGGCACCTCAAGGAACACATGAACGTCCACACTGGAGCGaaaccgttcacatgtgatcagtgtgggaagagtttcacacaaaaaaagagTTCCAAG GAGCACATGaaaatccacactggagagagactgttcacatgtgatcattgtggaaaaacatttttgagggcTTCAGCCCTGAAGATCCACCTGATTGTTCATTCAAAGGAGAAACCATATTCATGTTttctgtgtggaaagagtttttcacaggTTAAAAATTTAAAACTTCATCAGAAAACGCATACTGGTGAAAAAGCATATGTGTGCTTTGAGTGTGGGAAGTCTTTTAAAACAACCGTAGAGTTCAAAGtgcaccagagaattcacactggagagaaaccttacaagtgttcacaatgcgacaagagattcagtcggtCAGcatatctgaaaacacatgagatgatccacactggagagaaaccgtatCACTGCACTGCGTGTGGGAAGcgtttcattcattcatcttcacTATGCAGGCATACAAAAAACAATCACA ATCTGCTCCTCCTCCTTCAGTGA